A genomic segment from Daphnia pulex isolate KAP4 chromosome 5, ASM2113471v1 encodes:
- the LOC124193952 gene encoding chymotrypsin-like elastase family member 1: MKIKTESHKNNAKTHDENDAEANLRTFSTYSKQPATITGWGITESGSTLATLQKANVTVYDIDVCNKQWNRQLNGSIHVCAAQSNTAICLGDSGGPLLVNGNVQIGISSFISDNGCNDPTRFPVFTRVFTYLGWIAATMANNPPPASGK; the protein is encoded by the exons ATGAAGATAAAG ACCGAATCCCACAAGAACAACGCCAAGACTCACGACGAGAACGACGCGGAAG CTAATTTAAGAACTTTCAGTACTTACTCGAAACAGCCGGCCACCATTACAGGATGGGGAATAACAGAAA GTGGAAGTACGTTAGCGACGTTGCAGAAAGCTAACGTCACCGTCTACGACATCGACGTTTGCAATAAACAATGGAACCGGCAATTAAACGGTTCTATACATGTGTGCGCTGCCCAAAGTAACACCGCGATATGCCTT GGAGACAGTGGCGGACCGCTTCTCGTTAACGGAAATGTTCAAATTGGTATTTCTAGCTTCATTAGTGACAATGGCTGTAATGATCCTACCCGTTTCCCCGTGTTCACGCGAGTGTTCACTTACCTTGGCTGGATAGCTGCCACAATGGCCAACAATCCACCTCCAGCATCAGGCAAGTAG